A window of Platichthys flesus chromosome 23, fPlaFle2.1, whole genome shotgun sequence contains these coding sequences:
- the btg1 gene encoding protein BTG1: MHTLCARGTMKPEINAAVVFLSRFLRVKGHVNDRQVQTFNQSLHDILSEQYKHHWFPDRPCKGSGYRCIRINHKMDPLVGQAGQRIGLTIQQLYTLLPTELTLWVDPFEVSYRIGEDGSICVLYESTPGPMTMPMSMSTSSPSGNSASQGPMVDSRHSCKEELMVLGRTSPSKAYSMMTVSS; encoded by the exons ATGCATACCCTTTGTGCCCGGGGAACCATGAAACCAGAGATCAACGCCGCCGTGGTATTTCTGTCGAGATTTCTGCGGGTAAAAGGACACGTAAACGACCGGCAGGTCCAGACGTTCAACCAGAGCCTCCACGACATCCTGTCAG AGCAATACAAGCACCACTGGTTCCCAGATAGGCCATGCAAGGGTTCAGGTTACCGCTGCATCCGCATCAACCACAAGATGGATCCCTTGGTGGGGCAGGCGGGCCAGCGCATCGGCCTGACCATCCAGCAACTCTACACGCTGCTGCCCACCGAGCTCACGCTCTGGGTGGACCCCTTCGAGGTGTCCTACCGCATCGGTGAGGACGGCTCCATCTGCGTCCTGTACGAGTCGACGCCCGGGCCCATGACAATGCCGATGAGCATGTCCACCAGCTCCCCCTCAGGAAACAGCGCGTCGCAGGGCCCCATGGTGGACAGTCGACACAGCTGCAAGGAGGAACTGATGGTGCTGGGCAGAACCAGTCCCTCCAAAGCCTACAGTATGATGACTGTGTCCAGTTAG